The nucleotide sequence AGTGGGAAAAATGAATTAATCTATTCCCAGTATAAGATGAATACACGGAATTTTTTCCGGGAAATATGGTGGCCGGACATGAAGAAACTGGCTATTGATAATAATTTGATATATACAGGCTATATCATTGGAACCTATGAAGATATTAATAAGAAGGAAAAATTTACTCCATTTAATGAGCTTAATATACAGGATAAGATATATTTTGGGAGGGAATTACTTACCTTGAATGGAGAGGTAGGTATTCATGGATATAACCATCAGCCATTGGGATTGAGTGAGGAATTAAATCATAATTATAACTATAAAGACTGGGAAACAGAGGAGGATATGGCTGAAAGTATTGTAAGGATAAGGGAAAATTTAAAAGGAATGTATAGTGGATTAGAAGCCAAAGTATACGTACCGCCGTCAAATATGTTAGGAGTTACAGGGAAGAAAGTGGTGAAAGAAAACCTGCCTTCTCTGGAAGTACTTTCTGGGATCTATAGTGGGACAGAGGAAAAAGGTGTTTTGATCACTCATATAGGCTGGGATAAAGATCAACCAAGTTTATATAACTTTCCAAGGTTTAGTTCAGGATTTCTCTATAATGATGTTATGATGCTTAATGTTTATAACGGGATAGCCCTCTATGGAATATTTCACCATTTTATTCATCCAGATGATATCTTAGATGAACAGAGAGGAGAAGGAAAAGACTGGAAAGTTTTAAAAAAAGAGTTGTCTCTATATTTTGAAAATGTCAATGAAAAATTTGGTTTTTTAAGGGCTCAGACAGCTTATGATGGTTATAGAGAAGTTCTTAAACTGGATGAACTTAAAGTTCATATATTCAAAAAGAAAGGGAGTATAGATGTTTATTTCGAAAAATTTCCAGGGAAAACATATCACTATTTCAGGTTAAGAGATAATGAGGTAAAAGAAGTATTGGGAGGAGCAGTTCATTTAATCAGTTATGATGAACATAGTACTCTTTATTTATTGGAAGCAGATAAAAATAAAATATCTATTATATTAAAGTAGGTGAGAAGATGTATAAATTAATAATATTATTATTGACAGTATTTGAAGCACAGATAACATATATGACCTTTTACTTAGAAAATTTAAATTTTTTAAACTTTTTAATTCTCCATGGCTTGGTAGCTCTTGTTTTATTTTTTTATCATCAATACAATAAAAGGGATGCTTTCATCTATAATAGATTAGCTGTTGCAGTCCCCTTTGCAGGAATATTTCTCTATTTAATAAATTTAATTTTTTCAAAAGAAAAAGATTTTAATATAGTTGATGAAGTTTTTGATTTTGAAAAATATTTAGATGAGAAAAATTTTTTAAAAGAGGTAGATATTAGTAAGGAATTAAAATTAATAAGTGCTGTAGATACTATGGATGTGGAAGGAAGGAAGGAAAAAAAAGATTTTATAATAAAATTTAAACCAGAAGATATAAAGATTCGGGTAAGAATGCTAAAGAAGGGATTGGTTGATAAGGATATAGAAGTAGTCCATTATTCAGCAATTGAGTTTAATCAGTTATCGGAAAGATTTGATAAAGAATTGAGGAAGTGTAAAAAAAGGTATAAAAGGGAAAAAAAAGAAAAAGATTTTGATGATTTGATTGATTTTTATGAAAATTATTTAAAAAGTGAGATATTAGAAG is from Psychrilyobacter atlanticus DSM 19335 and encodes:
- a CDS encoding DUF2194 domain-containing protein codes for the protein MKIKYLVGLILVLGLSLQFFRVNELNEMVDIKQGYKYKEVTYSDSKDIPNGELKHLVLISHINSDSQREMALNIKEVFKYAKVSYDLNYLSKLKKGEVYRYESIIISTDDYKYLEKDIYEEIKDYVADGGNLIILMNSYFNPFNDLAGIEKLKGFTIGSGLKFKKNIFPGIYETKIIGEEAESITNSLLDVSLNKDVDIIAETFEGYPIIFQRKVGEGKVIYSNATFFVDRSVNGILIQLISYGNSIFLQNIVNTKVVDIDDFPAPLPSGKNELIYSQYKMNTRNFFREIWWPDMKKLAIDNNLIYTGYIIGTYEDINKKEKFTPFNELNIQDKIYFGRELLTLNGEVGIHGYNHQPLGLSEELNHNYNYKDWETEEDMAESIVRIRENLKGMYSGLEAKVYVPPSNMLGVTGKKVVKENLPSLEVLSGIYSGTEEKGVLITHIGWDKDQPSLYNFPRFSSGFLYNDVMMLNVYNGIALYGIFHHFIHPDDILDEQRGEGKDWKVLKKELSLYFENVNEKFGFLRAQTAYDGYREVLKLDELKVHIFKKKGSIDVYFEKFPGKTYHYFRLRDNEVKEVLGGAVHLISYDEHSTLYLLEADKNKISIILK